TGATGGCGTCGCCTGCCACACGGGCGCCCGCACCTGCTTCGGGCCACTGGAATCGCTGGAGGACACGCCTCGACAGTGAGTGCCTCACCCGATCTCGACCACTTCCTCGAACTGGCCGACGGACACGTGCTCGTCCCAGTCGTGCGGGAGGTGCTGGCCGACGTCTCCACGCCGGTCAGCGTCTACGCGCGGCTGCGGGAGCCAGGCTCGTTCCTCCTCGAGTCGGTCGAGCAGGGTGAGCGGTGGGGCCGCTACTCCTTCATCGGCCTGGCGCCGCTGATCACGATGACCGCTGCTGATGGCGTCGTCCATGTGGACGGTGAGGTACCGGACGCCGTCCATCAGGCGGCCGCAACCGGTGACCCACTGGTCACGGCGCAGGCACTCCTCGACTGGTTGACCGTGCCGGAGCTGCCCGCCCTGCCGCCGCTGTTCGCCGGGCTCGTCGGGTACCTCGGGTGGGACGTCGTCCGGTTCATCGAGTGCCTCCCGACGGACACGATCGACGACCAAGGGCTGGATGATGCGCGCCTGATCGTGCCCGGCCAGGTGGTGGCCTTCGATCATCTGCGGCAACGGCTGACCGTGGTCACCAACACCATCCCGGGGTCGGACCCCGAGGGTGCGCACCGGGCCGCGGTGGAGGCCGGGGAGCGGCTGGTCACACACCTGGCGGAGCCGATCGCCGCCCCGGTCATCCCCCCACCGGAGCCGACTCAGGTCGAGCAGGCAGCCGCGAACATGGAGCCGGCCCAGTACATGGCCTCCGTCGACGCCGCCAAGGCCTACATCCGAGCCGGGGACGCCTTCCAGATCGTCCCGTCGCAGCGCTTCTCCCTCGAGACCACGGTCGACCCGCTGGCCGTCCACCGCGTCCTGCGGGTCATCAACCCCTCGCCCTACATGTACCTCTTCGACTTCGGGGACCTGCAGATCGTCGGATCCTCGCCCGAAGCCCTGGTGACCGTCAATGACGGGACGGCGCAGATCTGGCCCATCGCCGGCTCGCAGCCGCGCGGTGCGACCCCGGCCGAGGACGCCGAACTGGAGGAGCGGCTGACGACCGACGAGAAGGAGCGCGCCGAACACGTGATGCTGGTCGACCTGGCCCGCAACGACCTGGGGCGGATCTCCGACGTCGCCTCCGTCGAGGTCACCGACTTCATGTCCGTGGTCCGGTACTCCCACATCATGCATCTGGTCAGTCGGGTGAGCGGCACCGTGGCCGAGGGCATGGGACCGATCGACGTCATCCGGGCAACCTTCCCGGCTGGCACGCTGAGCGGTGCACCCAAGGTCCGGGCGATGGAGATCATCGAGGAGCTCGAGCCCACCCGGCGCGGCATCTACGGCGGCGGCATCGGCTACATCGACCTGGCCGGCAACGCCGATCTGTGCATCGCCATCCGGACCCTGGTGTTCCACGGCGGCCACGCCTACGTCCAGGCGGGCGCGGGTGTCGTGGCGGACAGCGTGCCAGAGACCGAACACGAGGAGACGCGCAACAAGGCGATGGCGTTGCTCAGTGCCGTGCGGGCAGCCGAGGCGTGGGAGCGGAGCGTCGAGGACACGGCCGTCCACGTCGCCACAGTGGGGGAGGACCGGGGGTGAAGACCAGCTACCTGGGCCTTGCCGTGGTTCTGCTGGGCGTGCTCATGCTGGGACTGACCACCGCAACGTGGTGGGAGGTCGCGGTCGCCAGCCCCTCCCCGGAGGAGTTCGAGTTGCCGCAGCGGATTCGTGGGCTGAGCGGGGCCGAGTTGAGGCCAGGGTCAGTTCCCACGTCCTTGATCGTCATGGCCGCGGGGACGCTGCTGCTGCTGGTCAGTCCGGTCGGGCGAGTTGCCGGTCGACGTGGCCGCACCATCACCATCGCGCTCGCCACAGTCACGGTGTTCGGTGCGATCGTGCCCGTCCTGACCATTCCCGGAGAATCCTTCGGCGTCGTCCTCCTGGGCGGTGTGGACCCCGATGAGACCGTTCTGCCGGCCATGGGGCTCTACGGCCTCGCCCTGCTGGGGTGTCTGGTGCTGTGCGGTCTGGCGTGGCGGCTGCGCTCCCCGTCGGCTCCGGCGGCCGACGTGGCGGACAGCAGCTACACCGTGGAGGCGGTCCAAGCCGAGACGACCGCGGACGAGGAGTGGGATCTGGCCGACGCGTCCCCGAACTCGACGTCGGAGCGCGACTCGTGAGTCGGCTGGCCGCCCTGGACCTCGGCTCCAACTCGTTCCACCTCCTCGTGGCCGACACCCGCCCGCGGGGCCGCATCAAGCGCGTCAAGACCCGCAAGCTGACCAACCGACTGGGCGAGCCGGTGGCGAGGACCGGCAAGCTGGGCAAGGACGCCTTCAAGCGCGCCGCGACCGCCTTCGATGACCTCATGGAGATCGTCGAGGACGAGGGAGCCGAGCAGGTCGTGGCCGTCGCGACCGAGGCACTGCGGGTCGCCGAAGACGGGGACGCCTTTCGCAAGGAGATGCGCAAGCGGCACGGGGTACCCATCCAGCTGCTGGACGGGCGGGACGAGGCCGCGCTCAGCCTGAAGGGGATCGTCTCGGCCATGAATCTGGCCGACGATGCCGAGGTGCTGATGATGGACCTCGGGGGCGGATCCCTGGAGATCGCCCTGGGAGGAACCGGCGGGATGGCTGCTGGCGTCTCGTTGCCCCTGGGGGGCGGGAAGCTGGTCGACCACGTGTCCGACCCGCCCCGACTGCACGAGCAGGCGGCGCTGCACCGGCACTGCATGGAGCTGATCCAGCCGGCCGCGGAGGAGATCCTGGCGCAGCGGCGGTACCCGGACGAGCGGCTGGTCACCTACGGCACGGCCGGGACGATCCGGGACCTCGGCCGACTGGGGCTGAAGATGATCGGAGGCGCGGTGCCGGAGAAGGTCCGGGGGATGCTGGTCAGCCGCGACCAGTTGGAGCTCGCCTACGCCCACCTGTGCTCGATGGACGCCCACGCCCGTATGGACATCGAGGGCATCTCGGCCAAGCGGGCTGATCTGCTGCCCGGGGCCGGGGTGGCGGTGCTGGCGACCATGCAGGCCCTGGATCTGCCGGCCATCACCCTGTGCGACTGGGGTCTCCGCGAAGGGGTGCTGCTCGACGTGGTCGCTGGGTGTCACATCGTCGACCCGAAGGTGGTCACCGACCGATGAGATCTGGATTCCTGCAGCAGGTGTGTGCCGAGGCCAGCCAGCGGGTGGCGGCGGACGAAGCCGAGGTCCCGCTGGCCGAGATGATCCACCAGGCCCAGGCCACGGCGCCACCTCCGAGCTTCGCAGCTGCCCTCGCCGACCCGCGAGCCGGTCAGGTTGCGGCCATCACGGAGGTGAAGCGGGCCAGCCCCTCCCGCGGCCACATGGCCGACATCCCCGACCCCGCGGCACTGGCCAGGTCCTACGCCGACGGCGGTGCCAGCGCGATCAGCGTGCTGACGGAGCCGGCTCACTTCTCCGGTGGCCTGACCGACCTCGAGGCGGTGGCTGACGCGGTTGATCTTCCGGTCATCCGCAAGGACTTCATCGTCGTCGAGTACCAGGTCTGGCAGGCGCGCTCGGCTGGGGCCGCGGCCGTGCTGCTGATCGTGGCGGCGTTGGAGGACACCCAGATGGGCCAGCTGATGCGGGTGGCCGACCGGGCGGGGCTCGATTGCCTGGTCGAGACACACAGCGCGGAGGAGGTGGCGCGAGGCGTGGCCGCCCACGCCACGGCTGACACAGGTCGGCGTCTGATCCTCGGGGTCAACGCCCGCGATCTGGTGACGCTGGAGGTCGACCGCGGCCACGTGGCCCGAGTTCGGGAGGAGGCCGACCTGCCTGACGGGGCCCTGCTCGTCGCCGAGAGCGGCATCCGCGGCCGTGCGGACGTGGCGGAGTACGAGGCGCTCGGCGCTGACGCGATCCTGGTGGGGGAGCACGTCGCGACGGCTGCGGACCCCACCGCGGCCGTACGGGCGCTGCTGGGCTGAGGTCCGCCGCGCCCTGGTCTGCCCGTTGAGGTCCGGTCGCCGTTGCGGGTGACCTGGGTGGGTGGACATACCACCCCGCGGGAGGGGTATGTCCACCCACCGGTGGCCGACCGGCGCAGACCTGGCCGTGCGGACCAGGCCGCGTACCGTTGGGCCTCCCGCGACCGGACCCCATCGGAGCCTTCCGTGACCACCCTCGACGCACCACACGACACCCAGTTCGGCCGCTTCGGCGGCCAGTACGTCCCCGAGGCGCTCATGGGTGCCCTGGACGAGTTGACCGCCAGCTTCGGCGAGGCCATGGCCGACCCGGCCTTCCTCACCGAGATGAACGGCCTCCGGGCGACCTACGGCGGCCGGCCGACCGCGCTGTACCGAGCCGACCGGCTGACCGAGCACGCCGGTGGCGCGACCATCTACCTCAAGCGCGAGGACCTGGCCCACACCGGCTCCCACAAGCTCTGCAACGTCCTCGGACAGGGCCTGTTGGCCAAGCGGATGGGCAAGCCGCGCCTGATCGCCGAGACCGGCGCCGGCCAGCACGGCGTCGCGACGGCGACCATCGCCGCACTCCTCGGCCTCGAGTGCGTGGTCTACATGGGAGAGGAGGACTGCCGGCGTCAACGGCTCAACGTCGTCCGCATGCGGCTCATGGGTGCGACCGTGGTGCCGGTCACGTCAGGTACCCGGACGCTCAAGGACGCCATCAACGAGGCCATGCGCGACTGGGTGACCAACGTGGACGACACCCACTACCTCATCGGCTCGGTGATGGGTCCGCATCCCTTCCCGACCATGGTCCGCGACTTCGTCAAGGTCATCGGCGAGGAGATCAAGGGCCAGATGCTCGAGGTGGAGGGTGCGCTGCCCGATGCCGTCGTCGCCTGTGTCGGTGGTGGGTCCAACGCGATGGGTGCGTTCTACGAGTTCATCGAGGACCCGGGCGTCCGACTGGTCGGCGTCGAGGCGGCCGGCCACGGGGTCGACAGCGGCCGGCACTGCGCCACGATCAGCGGTGGGACGGAGGGGATCCTCCACGGGGCCCGCACGATCGTCCTGCAGGACGAGTTCGGACAGGTGCAGCCGACCCACTCGATCAGCGCAGGCCTGGACTATCCGGGCATCGGGGCCGAGCACGCGTGGCTGGCCGACACCGGCCGTGCGGAGTACCTGGCCGCGACGGACACCGAGGCGCTCGAGGGGTTCAAGCTGCTCTGCGAGCTGGAGGGCATCATCCCAGCCCTCGAGCCGGCGCACGCCGTCGTGCCTGCGCTGCGGCTGGCCCGGGAGATGGGCGAGGACGCCACCGTGGTGATCAACCTCTCCGGCCGCGGGGACAAGGATGTGGACGAGGTGGCACGGGTGCTCGAGATGACCAGCCTCGACGGTGCTGAGGCGCCGCCGGCCGGAGGTGCGTGATGGCCGTCGCCCAGCGGATTGCGGCCGTGAACGCCGAGGGGCGTGCAGCCCTCATCGTCTACCTGCCCGCCGGGTACCCGGACATGGACACCTCACAGGCATGCATCGAAGCCGCCGTGGAGGGCGGTGCGGATCTGATCGAAGTCGGCTTGCCCTACTCCGACCCGCTGATGGACGGGCCTATCATCCAGGCCGCGAACCAGGTCGCCATGGGCCACGGGTACACCCCGGCCGATGACCTGGCGATGTGTGGCCGCCTGACGGCAGCGATCGACGTTCCCGCGGTGGCGATGACGTACTACAACATCGCCTGGCACTACGACGGCGTGGACCAGCTGGAGGCGTTCGCCGACGCCTGCGCCGAGGCCGGGTTGGCCGGGACGATCCTGCCCGACCTGCCCGCCGACGAGGGGGTCACCTGGTGCAAGGTCTCCGCGGCGCACGGGTTGGAGACGGTGTTCCTGACCTCGCCCAGCTCCTCCGACGAGCGGATCGCCGGGGTCGTGGAGGCCTCCACCGGATTCGTGTACGCCACCTCGACCATGGGTGTCACCGGGGTCCGGCAGTCCCTGTCGGAGCGAGCCCGGCCGCTGGTGGACCGCATCAGGCCGTTGACCGACAAGCCGGTGTGCGTCGGGATCGGGGTGACCCTGCCGGAGCACGCCGAGGAGATCGCGGGCTTCGCCGACGGGGTGATCGTCGGCTCAGCCGTCGTCAAGGCGGCCGGGGAGGGAGGCCCCGAGGCGGTCAAGGAGTACGTGGCCGGGCTGGCCGAGGGTGTCCGTCGGGCTGCGCGCGCCTGACCCCTGAGGGTGTGTCACCTGTGCCTGGAGGGCCGCTCGAACCTGACGCACCTCCGTGCGCTGTGGCCCGGTCCAGGTTGGTGTGTCACGTGTGCCTGCGGGGCCGCTCGAACTTGACACACTTGGCCCACTGCTCAGCCCCGCCGAGCCGCCCTGGCCGCGATCCACAGCGCGATCCCGGCGTGCGCCGACCAGGCTGCTGTCCGGACCCAGTTGGTGGAGACCAGACGCCGGATGGCCTCGAGGTCGATCCCGTCTGACAGGCGCCCATGCTCCGGCACGGCCAAGCCGACCGTGGCCAGCACCGCCACCCCAGCGGCCGCGAGACCGGCCAGCGGAAGGACCCGTCCGACTCCGTCCGGTGGGTCAGCGACCAAGGCCAGCGAACTGAGCCCCTCCACCGCCCAGGGCAGCAGGATCACCAGGCTGATGCGGCGCTGGTGCTCGGCCATGTAGGCCACGAACGTTCCCTCGCCAACCTGCTCGAACAGGGGGTAGTGGACGACCTGGATCGTCCAGATCATCCCGGCCATGAAGACCGACGAGGCCACGTTGGCCAGGACCACCGGCTTCACGACGAGCTACTTGCCGAGGACCTGCCGCAGACC
This Euzebya tangerina DNA region includes the following protein-coding sequences:
- the trpE gene encoding anthranilate synthase component I, which gives rise to MSASPDLDHFLELADGHVLVPVVREVLADVSTPVSVYARLREPGSFLLESVEQGERWGRYSFIGLAPLITMTAADGVVHVDGEVPDAVHQAAATGDPLVTAQALLDWLTVPELPALPPLFAGLVGYLGWDVVRFIECLPTDTIDDQGLDDARLIVPGQVVAFDHLRQRLTVVTNTIPGSDPEGAHRAAVEAGERLVTHLAEPIAAPVIPPPEPTQVEQAAANMEPAQYMASVDAAKAYIRAGDAFQIVPSQRFSLETTVDPLAVHRVLRVINPSPYMYLFDFGDLQIVGSSPEALVTVNDGTAQIWPIAGSQPRGATPAEDAELEERLTTDEKERAEHVMLVDLARNDLGRISDVASVEVTDFMSVVRYSHIMHLVSRVSGTVAEGMGPIDVIRATFPAGTLSGAPKVRAMEIIEELEPTRRGIYGGGIGYIDLAGNADLCIAIRTLVFHGGHAYVQAGAGVVADSVPETEHEETRNKAMALLSAVRAAEAWERSVEDTAVHVATVGEDRG
- a CDS encoding indole-3-glycerol phosphate synthase TrpC — encoded protein: MRSGFLQQVCAEASQRVAADEAEVPLAEMIHQAQATAPPPSFAAALADPRAGQVAAITEVKRASPSRGHMADIPDPAALARSYADGGASAISVLTEPAHFSGGLTDLEAVADAVDLPVIRKDFIVVEYQVWQARSAGAAAVLLIVAALEDTQMGQLMRVADRAGLDCLVETHSAEEVARGVAAHATADTGRRLILGVNARDLVTLEVDRGHVARVREEADLPDGALLVAESGIRGRADVAEYEALGADAILVGEHVATAADPTAAVRALLG
- the trpA gene encoding tryptophan synthase subunit alpha; amino-acid sequence: MAVAQRIAAVNAEGRAALIVYLPAGYPDMDTSQACIEAAVEGGADLIEVGLPYSDPLMDGPIIQAANQVAMGHGYTPADDLAMCGRLTAAIDVPAVAMTYYNIAWHYDGVDQLEAFADACAEAGLAGTILPDLPADEGVTWCKVSAAHGLETVFLTSPSSSDERIAGVVEASTGFVYATSTMGVTGVRQSLSERARPLVDRIRPLTDKPVCVGIGVTLPEHAEEIAGFADGVIVGSAVVKAAGEGGPEAVKEYVAGLAEGVRRAARA
- the trpB gene encoding tryptophan synthase subunit beta, coding for MTTLDAPHDTQFGRFGGQYVPEALMGALDELTASFGEAMADPAFLTEMNGLRATYGGRPTALYRADRLTEHAGGATIYLKREDLAHTGSHKLCNVLGQGLLAKRMGKPRLIAETGAGQHGVATATIAALLGLECVVYMGEEDCRRQRLNVVRMRLMGATVVPVTSGTRTLKDAINEAMRDWVTNVDDTHYLIGSVMGPHPFPTMVRDFVKVIGEEIKGQMLEVEGALPDAVVACVGGGSNAMGAFYEFIEDPGVRLVGVEAAGHGVDSGRHCATISGGTEGILHGARTIVLQDEFGQVQPTHSISAGLDYPGIGAEHAWLADTGRAEYLAATDTEALEGFKLLCELEGIIPALEPAHAVVPALRLAREMGEDATVVINLSGRGDKDVDEVARVLEMTSLDGAEAPPAGGA